One window of Neisseria subflava genomic DNA carries:
- a CDS encoding REP-associated tyrosine transposase: MSNISTSRAAYMDVQKQYPFETVAVCVLPNHIHAIWTLPPDDADYSLRWRLIKTKFSAHFPRAENLSASKQRRNERGIWQRRFYEHTVRDETDLQRYADYIHFNPVKHGLCDNVRDWAFSSFHRYVRDGWLLLDWGGTKETAVMSFGE; this comes from the coding sequence TTGTCGAACATATCGACTTCGCGTGCGGCTTATATGGATGTGCAAAAACAATATCCCTTTGAAACCGTCGCCGTATGCGTGCTGCCGAACCACATTCACGCCATTTGGACGCTGCCGCCTGACGATGCAGATTATTCCCTGCGCTGGCGGCTGATTAAAACCAAATTCTCCGCACATTTCCCTCGTGCAGAAAACCTGTCTGCCAGCAAACAGCGGCGGAACGAACGCGGTATTTGGCAACGGCGTTTTTACGAACACACCGTGCGCGACGAAACGGATTTGCAACGTTACGCGGACTACATCCATTTCAATCCTGTCAAACATGGATTATGTGACAATGTCCGCGATTGGGCGTTTTCGTCGTTCCACCGTTATGTGCGAGATGGATGGCTGCTGTTAGATTGGGGCGGAACAAAAGAAACAGCGGTAATGAGTTTTGGGGAGTGA
- the pnp gene encoding polyribonucleotide nucleotidyltransferase, producing the protein MMFNKHVKTFQYGNQTVTLETGEIARQAAAAVKVSMGDTVVLVAVTTNKEVKEGQDFFPLTVDYLERTYAAGKIPGGFFKREGKQSEKEILTSRLIDRPIRPLFPEGFYHDIQIVAMVVSVDPEIDSDIPAMLGASAALVLSGVPFAGPIGAARVGYVNGVYVLNPTKAELAKSQLDLVVAGTSKAVLMVESEADILSEEVMLGAVVYGHDQMQVAINAINEFADEVNPEVWDWKAPETNEELVAKVREIAGETIKEAFKIRQKQARSAKLDEAWSAVKEALITEETDTLAANEIKGIFKHLEADVVRSQILDGQPRIDGRDTRTVRPLNIQTGVLPRTHGSALFTRGETQALAVATLGTSRDEQIIDALSGEYTDRFMLHYNFPPYSTGEVGRVGAPKRREIGHGRLAKRALLAVLPEPEDFSYTMRVVSEITESNGSSSMASVCGGCLSLLSAGVPLKAHVAGIAMGLILDNNKFAVLTDILGDEDHLGDMDFKVAGTTEGVTALQMDIKIQGITKEIMQIALAQAKEARLHILDQMKAAVAGPQELSAHAPRLFTMKINQDKIRDVIGKGGETIRSITAETGTEINIAEDGTITIAATTQEAGDAAKKRIEEITAEVEVGKVYEGTVVKILDNNVGAIVSVMPGKDGLVHISQIAHERVRNVSDYLQVGQVVNVKALEVDDRGRVRLSIKALLEAPAREEKATE; encoded by the coding sequence ATGATGTTCAATAAACACGTTAAGACCTTCCAATACGGTAATCAAACCGTTACTTTGGAAACCGGCGAAATCGCTCGCCAAGCCGCTGCTGCCGTTAAAGTATCTATGGGCGACACCGTTGTTTTGGTTGCTGTGACTACCAACAAAGAAGTGAAAGAAGGCCAAGACTTCTTCCCTCTGACTGTCGATTACCTCGAGCGTACTTACGCAGCAGGTAAAATCCCCGGCGGTTTCTTCAAACGCGAAGGCAAACAAAGCGAAAAAGAAATTCTGACCAGCCGTCTGATCGACCGTCCGATCCGTCCTTTGTTCCCTGAAGGTTTCTACCACGACATCCAAATCGTAGCGATGGTGGTGTCTGTTGACCCTGAAATTGATTCTGACATTCCTGCAATGTTGGGTGCATCTGCCGCGCTGGTGTTGAGCGGCGTACCGTTTGCTGGTCCGATTGGTGCGGCACGCGTGGGTTATGTAAACGGCGTGTACGTTTTGAACCCGACTAAAGCCGAATTGGCCAAATCACAATTGGACTTGGTGGTTGCCGGTACTTCTAAAGCCGTGTTGATGGTGGAATCCGAAGCCGACATCTTGTCTGAAGAAGTGATGTTGGGTGCGGTTGTTTACGGTCACGATCAAATGCAAGTGGCCATTAACGCCATCAATGAGTTTGCCGACGAAGTCAACCCGGAAGTTTGGGATTGGAAAGCACCTGAAACCAATGAAGAATTGGTTGCAAAAGTACGCGAAATTGCCGGCGAAACCATTAAAGAAGCGTTCAAAATCCGTCAAAAACAAGCGCGTTCTGCCAAATTGGACGAAGCTTGGAGTGCTGTAAAAGAAGCGTTGATTACCGAAGAAACCGACACTTTGGCAGCCAACGAAATCAAAGGCATTTTCAAACACTTGGAAGCCGATGTTGTCCGCAGCCAAATTTTGGACGGCCAACCGCGTATTGACGGTCGCGACACCCGCACTGTTCGTCCGTTGAACATTCAAACCGGCGTATTGCCGCGCACTCACGGTTCTGCACTGTTTACCCGTGGCGAAACCCAAGCTTTGGCGGTTGCAACTTTGGGCACTTCACGCGACGAGCAGATCATTGATGCGCTGTCCGGCGAATACACCGACCGCTTCATGCTGCACTACAACTTCCCTCCATACTCTACCGGCGAAGTGGGTCGCGTAGGAGCGCCAAAACGTCGTGAAATCGGTCACGGCCGTTTGGCTAAACGTGCATTGTTGGCCGTATTGCCAGAACCTGAAGATTTCAGCTACACCATGCGCGTGGTTTCTGAAATTACCGAATCCAACGGCTCTTCCTCTATGGCTTCCGTCTGCGGCGGCTGCTTGAGCCTGTTGTCTGCCGGTGTGCCTTTGAAAGCACACGTTGCCGGTATCGCCATGGGTCTGATTTTGGACAATAACAAATTTGCCGTTCTGACCGATATTTTGGGCGATGAAGACCACTTGGGCGATATGGACTTTAAAGTAGCCGGTACAACCGAAGGCGTGACCGCGCTGCAAATGGACATCAAAATCCAAGGTATTACCAAAGAAATCATGCAAATCGCTTTGGCTCAAGCCAAAGAAGCACGTTTGCACATCTTGGATCAGATGAAAGCCGCTGTTGCAGGTCCACAAGAGCTGTCAGCACACGCGCCACGCTTGTTCACCATGAAAATCAACCAAGACAAAATCCGTGATGTTATTGGTAAAGGTGGTGAAACCATTCGTTCGATTACTGCCGAAACCGGTACTGAAATCAATATCGCTGAAGACGGTACCATCACTATCGCTGCGACTACTCAAGAAGCAGGCGATGCAGCGAAAAAACGCATCGAAGAAATCACTGCCGAAGTGGAAGTGGGCAAAGTGTACGAAGGTACTGTGGTTAAAATCCTCGACAACAACGTTGGCGCGATTGTCAGCGTAATGCCGGGCAAAGACGGTTTGGTACACATCAGCCAAATCGCCCACGAGCGCGTACGCAATGTCAGCGACTACCTGCAAGTAGGTCAGGTTGTGAACGTGAAAGCATTGGAAGTAGACGATCGCGGCCGCGTACGCCTGTCTATCAAAGCTTTGCTGGAAGCTCCTGCTCGCGAAGAGAAAGCAACCGAATAA
- the uvrA gene encoding excinuclease ABC subunit UvrA: MCNHHPKHSHDNDTIRIRGARTHNLKNVDLDIPRHKLVVVTGLSGSGKSSLAFDTLYAEGQRRYVESLSAYARQFLQMMDKPDVDLIEGLSPAISIEQKSTSHNPRSTVGTVTEIHDYLRLLYARVGTPYCPEHNLPLSSQTVSQMVDAVLKLPEDTRVMILAPAVRERKGEFVDFFADLQAQGFARVRVDGEVYQLDEVPKLEKNIKHNIDVVIDRVKVKADIKQRLAESFETALRHGNERALAMEMDSGEEHWFSARFACPVCSYSLPELEPRLFSFNNPMGSCPTCDGLGNTNFFDPEKVVAHPELSLAAGAIDGWDKRNQFYFQMIQSLAHHYKFDVNAAWETLPEKVKKVVLHGSGKEVIDFTYLSERGTTFNRSHAFEGIIPNLERRYRETDSETVREKLREYQNHRACPSCGGARLRKEARYVYVSGEPLHEVSAWPLTKTHQFFETLDLDGNKKQIAEKILKEITERLGFLINVGLDYLNLSRSAETLSGGEAQRIRLASQIGSGLTGVMYVLDEPSIGLHQRDNDRLLATLKRLRDLGNSVIVVEHDEDAIREADFVVDMGPGAGEHGGNVLIADTPENVAQCENSITGQYLSGKKSIAVPSERTPVNPERMLVLKGARGNNLKNVTLELPLGLITCITGVSGSGKSTLINDTLAKITARELNRAQEEPAPYDDIHGLEHLDKVINVDQSPIGRTPRSNPATYTGLFTPIRELFAGVPLSRERGYNVGRFSFNVKGGRCEACQGDGVIKVEMHFLPDVYVPCEVCHGKRYNRETLEIQYKGKNISQVLDMTVEEAREFFDAVPTVSRKLQTLMDVGLGYIRLGQSATTLSGGEAQRVKLALELSKRDTGRTLYILDEPTTGLHFADIALLLEVIGRLKGKGNSIVIIEHNLDVIKTADYIVDLGPEGGDGGGQIIAKGFPEDVAKIRKSYTGQYLANILFDI; the protein is encoded by the coding sequence ATGTGCAACCATCATCCTAAACATTCACACGATAATGACACCATCCGCATCCGCGGCGCACGCACGCATAATTTGAAAAATGTCGATTTGGACATTCCGCGCCACAAGCTCGTGGTGGTAACAGGATTGTCCGGCAGCGGCAAATCGTCGCTGGCATTTGATACTTTGTATGCCGAAGGCCAACGCCGTTATGTTGAGAGCCTTTCCGCCTATGCCCGTCAATTTTTGCAGATGATGGACAAACCCGATGTCGATTTGATCGAAGGCCTGTCGCCCGCGATTTCCATCGAGCAGAAATCCACCAGCCACAACCCGCGCTCCACCGTCGGCACGGTTACGGAAATCCACGATTACCTGCGTCTTTTGTACGCACGCGTCGGTACGCCGTATTGCCCCGAACACAACCTGCCGCTATCCAGTCAAACCGTATCGCAGATGGTCGATGCCGTATTGAAACTGCCGGAAGACACGCGCGTGATGATTCTTGCGCCGGCGGTGCGTGAGCGTAAGGGCGAGTTTGTCGATTTCTTTGCCGACTTGCAGGCTCAGGGCTTTGCGCGTGTACGCGTGGACGGCGAGGTCTATCAGCTTGACGAAGTACCGAAGCTGGAAAAAAACATCAAGCACAACATCGACGTGGTCATCGACCGCGTTAAAGTAAAAGCCGACATCAAACAACGGCTGGCAGAAAGTTTTGAAACCGCGCTGCGCCACGGCAACGAGCGCGCGCTGGCGATGGAAATGGACAGCGGAGAAGAACATTGGTTCTCCGCGCGTTTCGCCTGCCCCGTATGTTCGTACAGTCTGCCCGAATTAGAGCCGCGTCTGTTTTCGTTCAACAACCCGATGGGCTCTTGCCCGACTTGCGACGGTTTAGGCAATACCAACTTCTTCGATCCCGAAAAAGTGGTCGCCCATCCGGAATTATCCTTAGCCGCAGGCGCGATTGACGGCTGGGACAAACGCAACCAATTCTATTTCCAAATGATTCAATCGCTGGCGCATCATTATAAATTTGATGTCAATGCTGCTTGGGAAACGTTACCTGAAAAAGTCAAAAAAGTCGTGTTGCACGGATCGGGCAAAGAAGTCATCGACTTCACCTACCTGTCCGAACGCGGCACCACCTTCAACCGCAGCCACGCCTTTGAAGGCATCATTCCCAATCTCGAACGCCGCTACCGCGAAACCGACAGCGAAACCGTGCGCGAAAAACTGCGCGAATACCAGAACCACCGTGCCTGCCCGAGCTGCGGCGGCGCACGTTTACGCAAAGAAGCCCGCTACGTTTACGTCAGCGGCGAACCGTTGCACGAAGTCTCCGCCTGGCCGCTGACCAAAACCCACCAATTTTTCGAAACGCTGGATTTGGACGGTAACAAAAAACAAATCGCCGAAAAAATCCTCAAAGAAATCACCGAGCGGCTCGGCTTCCTGATTAACGTCGGGCTGGATTACCTAAACTTGAGCCGCTCCGCCGAAACCCTCTCCGGCGGCGAAGCCCAGCGCATCCGCCTCGCTAGCCAAATCGGCAGCGGCCTGACCGGCGTGATGTACGTTTTGGACGAACCCTCCATCGGCCTGCATCAGCGCGACAACGACCGCCTGCTCGCCACCCTCAAACGCCTGCGCGATTTGGGCAACAGCGTGATTGTGGTCGAACACGACGAGGACGCCATCCGCGAAGCCGATTTCGTCGTTGATATGGGCCCCGGTGCAGGCGAACACGGCGGCAACGTACTGATTGCCGACACCCCCGAAAACGTCGCCCAATGCGAAAACTCCATTACCGGACAATACCTCAGCGGCAAAAAATCCATTGCCGTGCCGTCTGAACGCACGCCCGTCAATCCCGAGCGAATGCTCGTCCTCAAAGGCGCGCGCGGTAACAACCTCAAAAACGTCACCCTCGAACTGCCGCTCGGTTTGATTACCTGCATCACCGGCGTATCCGGCAGCGGCAAATCCACCCTGATTAACGACACCCTCGCCAAAATTACCGCCCGCGAACTCAACCGCGCCCAAGAAGAACCCGCCCCATACGACGACATCCACGGCCTCGAACACCTCGACAAAGTCATCAACGTAGACCAATCCCCCATCGGCCGCACCCCGCGCTCCAACCCCGCCACCTACACCGGCCTGTTCACCCCCATCCGCGAACTCTTCGCCGGCGTCCCCCTCTCGCGCGAACGCGGCTACAACGTCGGTCGATTCTCCTTCAACGTCAAAGGCGGCCGCTGCGAAGCCTGCCAAGGCGACGGCGTCATCAAAGTCGAAATGCACTTCCTGCCCGACGTGTACGTCCCCTGCGAAGTCTGCCACGGCAAACGCTACAACCGCGAAACCCTCGAAATCCAATACAAAGGCAAAAACATCAGCCAAGTCCTCGACATGACCGTTGAAGAAGCCCGCGAATTTTTCGACGCCGTTCCCACCGTATCGCGTAAACTGCAAACCCTGATGGACGTAGGACTCGGCTACATCCGCCTCGGACAGTCCGCCACCACCCTCTCCGGCGGCGAAGCCCAGCGCGTCAAACTCGCCTTGGAACTCTCCAAGCGCGACACCGGCAGAACGCTCTACATCCTCGACGAACCCACCACCGGTCTACACTTTGCCGACATCGCCCTGCTGCTGGAAGTCATAGGTCGTCTGAAAGGCAAAGGCAACTCGATAGTGATTATCGAGCATAATCTTGACGTTATAAAAACTGCTGATTATATTGTCGACTTAGGGCCTGAAGGGGGAGATGGTGGGGGACAGATTATTGCTAAAGGATTTCCAGAAGATGTTGCAAAAATAAGAAAAAGTTATACTGGTCAATATTTAGCAAATATTTTATTTGATATTTAG
- a CDS encoding calcium-binding protein: MAYCYGGYYTRPLVSSYCAPAPKASYSSYYCAPAAKSSVSIGSIASIASVGVSVVNAVTGLVSAIAAFCPPAKTPNYKCVPVCPPYNCDPIKPIPCPKPQPKPQPKPQPKPEPKPEPQPEPQPEPKPQPKPEPKPEPKPEPKPEPKPEPKPEPKPEPKPEPDCKDCVDDHNQNNSYGHEDKNPGNVIRAEDCKDGNVIRGTDAKDTIYGTACEDIIYGGNGTDVIYAGAGNDTIYGDADGDSLYGEEGKDYLQGGAGNDYLNGGSGADIMRGGDGNDVYFVDNVNDQVIEYGNAHAGIDTVRTVIDYTLTDHVENLILQGMQNLNGTGNSLNNNIEGNGGNNHLYGLAGDDCLVGKDGNDYLDGGVGNDILIGGTGNDTYFFDKGYGHDTIREESGNDTLLFGKGVAASDVLLSKSGANLTVSVGTNDSITIDDWFTGNDHKVENFKFADGSTYQVTGHGDYYSLSAVNQIQDQTQASVI, encoded by the coding sequence ATGGCATACTGTTACGGGGGGTATTATACTAGACCCCTGGTTAGTTCTTACTGCGCTCCTGCGCCTAAGGCTTCCTACTCTTCTTACTACTGCGCTCCTGCAGCAAAATCTTCTGTTTCTATCGGCAGCATCGCTAGCATTGCCAGCGTCGGCGTGTCAGTAGTTAATGCGGTAACTGGTTTGGTTTCTGCTATTGCGGCTTTCTGCCCACCGGCAAAAACTCCTAACTACAAATGTGTTCCGGTTTGCCCACCTTACAACTGCGATCCAATCAAACCGATCCCATGTCCAAAACCACAACCTAAACCTCAGCCTAAGCCTCAACCAAAACCTGAGCCTAAACCTGAGCCACAGCCAGAACCGCAACCAGAACCAAAACCACAACCAAAACCTGAGCCTAAGCCAGAACCGAAACCTGAGCCTAAACCAGAACCAAAACCTGAGCCTAAGCCAGAGCCTAAACCAGAACCGAAACCTGAGCCAGACTGCAAAGACTGTGTTGACGACCATAACCAAAACAACTCATACGGTCACGAAGACAAAAACCCAGGTAATGTCATCCGAGCTGAAGACTGCAAAGACGGCAACGTTATCCGTGGTACCGATGCTAAAGATACCATTTATGGTACTGCTTGCGAAGACATCATCTACGGTGGCAACGGCACAGACGTAATCTACGCCGGTGCCGGTAACGACACCATTTACGGCGATGCCGACGGTGACTCTCTGTACGGTGAAGAAGGTAAAGACTACCTGCAAGGTGGTGCCGGTAACGACTACCTGAACGGTGGTTCCGGCGCGGACATCATGCGCGGTGGCGACGGTAACGACGTTTACTTCGTTGACAACGTTAACGACCAAGTTATCGAGTACGGCAATGCACACGCCGGTATTGATACTGTTCGTACCGTTATTGACTACACACTGACCGATCACGTTGAAAACCTGATTTTGCAAGGTATGCAAAACCTGAACGGTACCGGTAATTCTTTGAACAACAACATCGAAGGTAACGGCGGCAACAACCATCTGTACGGTTTGGCCGGCGACGACTGTCTGGTTGGTAAAGACGGTAACGACTACCTCGACGGCGGTGTCGGCAACGACATCCTGATCGGTGGTACCGGTAACGATACTTACTTCTTCGACAAAGGTTACGGTCACGACACTATCCGTGAAGAAAGTGGTAATGACACCCTGTTGTTCGGTAAAGGCGTTGCAGCTTCCGACGTATTGCTGAGCAAATCTGGTGCTAACCTGACTGTTTCTGTCGGTACTAACGATAGCATCACCATCGATGACTGGTTCACCGGTAACGATCACAAAGTTGAAAACTTCAAGTTTGCTGACGGTAGCACTTACCAAGTAACCGGCCACGGCGACTACTACTCTCTGTCTGCTGTGAACCAAATCCAAGATCAGACTCAAGCTTCTGTAATCTGA
- a CDS encoding DUF5339 family protein: MKTSALLAALSLSACGGSGSSSSAVCDEYEKAFAEATKDVDAATKDMMQKSFEQTKEALKNLPADQRDATCKTSLDALKGVPAAETPEEKAEEAKDAAEEAKEEAKDAAEDAKEAAEDAKEEAK, translated from the coding sequence ATGAAAACATCAGCTTTATTGGCAGCTCTGTCCCTGTCAGCATGCGGTGGTTCAGGCTCATCTTCTTCTGCCGTTTGTGACGAGTACGAAAAAGCATTTGCCGAAGCAACTAAAGACGTAGATGCCGCAACCAAAGACATGATGCAAAAATCTTTCGAACAAACCAAAGAAGCATTGAAAAACCTGCCGGCAGACCAGCGTGATGCAACTTGTAAAACTTCTTTGGACGCTTTGAAAGGCGTTCCTGCTGCAGAAACTCCTGAAGAAAAAGCCGAAGAAGCTAAAGATGCCGCTGAAGAGGCTAAAGAAGAAGCAAAAGACGCAGCGGAAGATGCCAAAGAAGCTGCTGAAGACGCTAAAGAAGAAGCTAAATAA
- a CDS encoding AAA family ATPase gives MNEDIINLHVKNFRAIHEAEIKINGITVVAGLNGCGKSTLSKLLYYVFKVTNNFEQSVAKEINSELNKFRSAVIYLSNTIRVNTQLLVSIHQRLFEFEENNILLKERNILDFLDWLSNKINEDKGKNDDIKKNQIERSIVIFRDIFKGDSSLKTELDQLSSATNLVPFVNILKIYVNSLYNRFNQHLITKPRLYLHREIREAFHTASLPDLIEVSEFSELIISGKQTMQTPFSILNVIYIDTPMLLGNNEISHWNDVNLKLLYQDSIIDDRSNQNIEKFFFNDILEGNATIEYNEELDHFVFRTKQGIEIDLRDCATGIKSFAIINFLVKNKSINDKTLLILDEPEAHLHPQWIVEYGRMLTLINKYIGAKIFVATHSPDMVQSLKYIPKKEGIEDKVNFYLAKQVSNLQFDFKDLGDNISEIFDSFNISYEKLEQYGED, from the coding sequence ATGAACGAAGATATCATTAACTTACATGTAAAAAATTTTAGAGCTATACACGAAGCCGAAATTAAAATTAATGGAATAACTGTTGTTGCAGGGCTCAATGGATGTGGTAAAAGTACTTTATCCAAGTTACTTTATTATGTATTCAAAGTAACTAATAATTTTGAACAATCTGTTGCAAAAGAGATAAATAGTGAATTAAACAAATTTAGAAGTGCTGTTATATACTTATCAAATACTATACGGGTTAATACGCAACTTCTCGTTTCAATTCATCAAAGATTGTTTGAATTTGAAGAGAATAATATTCTTCTTAAAGAAAGAAATATTTTGGACTTTCTTGATTGGTTATCAAATAAAATAAATGAAGATAAAGGAAAAAATGATGATATTAAAAAAAATCAAATAGAACGATCTATCGTAATTTTCAGGGATATTTTTAAGGGTGATTCAAGTTTAAAGACTGAATTAGATCAACTTTCATCTGCTACAAACTTGGTACCCTTTGTTAATATTCTAAAGATATATGTTAATAGTTTATATAATCGATTCAATCAACATCTTATTACAAAACCTAGATTATACTTGCACAGAGAAATTCGAGAAGCTTTCCATACCGCTAGTTTGCCAGACTTAATTGAAGTGTCAGAATTTTCAGAATTAATTATTTCTGGAAAACAAACAATGCAGACTCCTTTTAGTATTTTAAATGTAATTTATATAGATACACCTATGCTACTAGGAAATAATGAAATTTCTCACTGGAATGATGTTAATTTAAAATTACTTTATCAAGATAGCATCATTGATGATAGATCAAATCAAAATATTGAAAAATTCTTTTTTAATGATATATTAGAAGGAAATGCTACTATTGAATATAATGAAGAGTTAGATCATTTTGTATTTAGAACTAAACAAGGCATCGAAATTGATTTAAGAGATTGTGCAACGGGAATAAAATCTTTTGCAATTATTAATTTTTTAGTGAAAAATAAATCAATTAATGATAAGACACTCTTAATCCTAGATGAACCAGAGGCTCATTTACATCCTCAATGGATTGTTGAGTATGGAAGAATGCTGACACTGATTAATAAATATATCGGTGCAAAAATATTCGTTGCAACACATAGTCCTGATATGGTTCAGTCTCTAAAATATATCCCTAAAAAAGAAGGGATTGAAGATAAAGTTAACTTTTATTTAGCAAAACAAGTATCTAACCTGCAATTTGATTTTAAAGATTTGGGGGATAATATTTCAGAAATATTTGACTCATTTAATATATCATATGAAAAACTTGAACAATATGGAGAGGATTAA
- the rfbD gene encoding dTDP-4-dehydrorhamnose reductase produces MRTLLTGAKGQLARCLRDRLPEDWELIATDSTSLDITDTEAVHHMIKNFQPDAIVNAAAYTAVDKAEENAEAAFAVNASAVHNLAAAARAAHARFIHISTDYVFDGEGKCPYRETDYTNPRSTYGQSKVAGELLALAAHPESTIVRTSWLFSEYGNNFVKTMLRLAKERDSLSIVHDQTGCPTYAGDLAHAIISLLQQPTSPRGIFHYCGNKSATWYEFTKAIFQTAHQLDDSFRIPELNAITTEQYPLPAPRPAYSIMDCSRLETEFGIKPSDWQKALREILRKID; encoded by the coding sequence ATGCGTACTTTATTGACCGGAGCCAAAGGCCAGCTTGCCCGTTGTCTGCGCGACCGCCTGCCCGAAGATTGGGAACTGATTGCTACCGACTCTACTTCGCTGGACATTACCGATACCGAAGCCGTGCATCACATGATCAAAAATTTCCAACCAGATGCCATCGTTAATGCCGCAGCTTACACTGCCGTCGATAAAGCAGAAGAAAACGCTGAAGCCGCTTTTGCCGTCAATGCAAGCGCTGTTCACAACCTGGCTGCAGCCGCCCGCGCCGCACACGCCCGCTTTATTCATATTTCCACTGATTATGTATTCGACGGCGAAGGCAAATGCCCTTACCGCGAAACCGACTACACCAATCCGCGCAGCACTTACGGTCAATCCAAAGTAGCGGGCGAGCTTTTGGCTTTAGCCGCGCATCCGGAAAGTACAATCGTCCGTACTTCATGGCTGTTTAGCGAATACGGCAACAATTTCGTTAAAACCATGCTGCGCCTTGCCAAAGAACGCGATTCCCTCTCCATTGTCCACGACCAAACCGGCTGCCCGACTTATGCAGGCGACTTGGCTCATGCCATCATCAGTTTATTGCAACAGCCCACTTCCCCACGCGGTATCTTCCATTACTGTGGCAATAAATCGGCAACATGGTACGAATTTACCAAAGCCATCTTTCAGACCGCCCACCAATTAGACGACAGCTTCCGCATTCCGGAACTGAACGCAATCACCACCGAACAATACCCCCTACCCGCTCCGCGTCCGGCATACAGCATTATGGATTGCTCACGCCTAGAGACCGAATTCGGTATCAAACCGTCCGACTGGCAAAAAGCCCTGCGCGAAATTCTCCGCAAAATCGACTGA
- a CDS encoding phosphoribosylaminoimidazolesuccinocarboxamide synthase, whose protein sequence is MSEISLKKIYSGKVRDLYEIDDKRMLMVASDRLSAFDVILDDPIPGKGEILTQISNFWFKKLAHVMPNHFTGHTVYDVLPENEAKVLEKRAVVAKKLTPVKVEAIVRGYLAGSGWKDYQKTGSVCGIQLPEGMQEAQQLPEVIFTPSTKAEVGDHDENISFEECERIIGKELAAEVRTKAIQLYTEAAEYAKSRGIIICDTKFEFGLDEEGTLTLMDEVLTPDSSRFWPADQYKVGTNPPSFDKQFVRDWLEQSGWNKKAPAPKVPADVIQKTVEKYQEALTLLTQD, encoded by the coding sequence ATGTCTGAAATCAGCTTGAAAAAAATCTACTCCGGCAAAGTACGCGATTTATACGAAATTGACGATAAGCGAATGTTGATGGTTGCTTCCGACCGCCTGTCTGCATTTGATGTGATTTTGGATGACCCGATTCCGGGTAAAGGGGAGATTCTGACGCAGATTTCCAATTTTTGGTTTAAAAAACTGGCTCATGTCATGCCTAACCACTTTACCGGCCATACGGTTTACGACGTTTTGCCTGAAAACGAAGCCAAAGTTTTAGAAAAACGCGCCGTTGTGGCTAAAAAACTCACTCCGGTGAAAGTAGAGGCTATTGTGCGCGGTTATCTGGCAGGCAGCGGTTGGAAAGATTATCAAAAAACAGGTTCTGTTTGCGGGATTCAACTACCTGAAGGTATGCAGGAAGCGCAACAACTGCCTGAAGTGATTTTTACGCCATCAACCAAAGCCGAGGTTGGCGATCATGATGAAAACATCAGCTTTGAAGAATGCGAACGCATTATCGGAAAAGAATTGGCGGCGGAAGTGCGCACCAAAGCGATTCAGCTGTATACAGAAGCGGCCGAATATGCCAAATCTCGCGGCATTATTATTTGCGATACCAAGTTTGAATTTGGTTTGGATGAAGAAGGTACGCTGACTTTGATGGACGAAGTATTAACGCCTGACTCCAGCCGTTTTTGGCCTGCAGACCAATACAAAGTCGGCACCAATCCGCCGTCTTTTGACAAACAATTTGTCCGCGACTGGCTGGAGCAAAGCGGTTGGAATAAAAAAGCGCCTGCACCTAAAGTGCCTGCCGATGTGATTCAAAAAACAGTCGAAAAATATCAGGAAGCATTGACTTTGCTGACTCAGGATTGA